A part of Mucilaginibacter defluvii genomic DNA contains:
- the rpmG gene encoding 50S ribosomal protein L33, protein MAKKGNRVQVILECTEHKESGLPGMSRYITTKNKKNTTERLELKKFNPVLRKVTTHKEIK, encoded by the coding sequence ATGGCTAAAAAAGGCAACAGAGTTCAGGTAATACTGGAGTGCACTGAGCACAAAGAAAGCGGCTTGCCAGGCATGTCTCGCTACATTACCACCAAGAACAAAAAAAATACAACTGAAAGGCTTGAGTTGAAAAAATTCAACCCGGTTCTGCGTAAAGTAACAACTCACAAAGAGATTAAGTAA
- the acs gene encoding acetate--CoA ligase has protein sequence MKITSFEQYEQAYKQSVEQPEQFWADVADNFTWKKKWDNVLQWNFKDPDVKWFSGGKLNITENCLDRHLEKNADTPAIIWEPNDPTEDFRVLTYKQLHDKVCQFANVLKNNGAKKGDRICIYMPMVPELAIAVLACARIGAIHSVVFGGFSAQSIADRIKDADCNIVITSDGAFRGNKDIQMKNVIDDALVQCPSVKRTIVLTRSRTAVSMIKGRDVWWEDEIKKVETQGNPECPAEEMDAEDMLFILYTSGSTGKPKGVVHTCGGYMVYAGYTFANVFQYNPGEVYFCTADIGWITGHSYIAYGPLSQGATTLMFEGVPTYPDAGRLWDIVEKHKVNILYTAPTAIRSLMGFGLDFVKDKDLSSLKKLGSVGEPINEEAWHWLDDNIGHNKCPIVDTWWQTETGGIMITPIAGVTPTKPGYATLPLPGIQPVLVNENGQEIQGNGVSGNLCIKFPWPGILRTTYGDHERCRTTYFATYDNLYFTGDGCLRDEDGYYRITGRVDDVLNVSGHRIGTAEVENAINMHSSVVESAVVGYPHDIKGQGVYAYVVCPDMHEDADLTRKDIIMTVSRIIGPIAKPDKIQFVSGLPKTRSGKIMRRILRKIAEGDTSNLGDTSTLLDPAVVEEIKQGALK, from the coding sequence ATGAAGATCACCTCGTTTGAGCAATACGAGCAGGCGTACAAGCAAAGCGTTGAACAACCGGAGCAGTTTTGGGCCGATGTAGCCGATAACTTTACCTGGAAAAAGAAGTGGGACAACGTACTACAATGGAACTTTAAAGATCCGGATGTTAAATGGTTTAGCGGGGGCAAACTAAACATTACCGAGAACTGCCTTGACCGCCACCTGGAGAAAAATGCCGATACGCCGGCTATCATTTGGGAACCCAACGACCCGACTGAGGATTTCCGAGTACTAACCTATAAACAACTGCACGATAAGGTTTGCCAGTTTGCCAACGTACTAAAAAACAACGGCGCTAAAAAAGGCGACCGTATCTGCATTTATATGCCTATGGTGCCTGAGCTGGCCATTGCCGTTTTGGCCTGCGCGCGCATCGGTGCTATTCATTCCGTGGTATTTGGCGGCTTTTCGGCACAATCCATTGCCGACAGGATAAAGGATGCTGATTGCAACATCGTAATTACCTCTGACGGCGCTTTCCGCGGCAACAAGGATATACAAATGAAAAACGTGATTGACGACGCGCTGGTACAGTGCCCGTCGGTTAAACGTACCATTGTACTTACCCGCAGCCGCACTGCCGTATCCATGATAAAAGGCCGTGATGTGTGGTGGGAAGATGAGATCAAAAAAGTGGAAACACAGGGTAACCCCGAATGCCCGGCCGAAGAAATGGATGCCGAGGATATGCTGTTCATCCTCTACACATCAGGCTCAACCGGTAAACCAAAAGGCGTAGTCCATACCTGCGGTGGTTATATGGTTTACGCGGGTTACACGTTTGCTAACGTTTTTCAATACAATCCAGGCGAGGTGTACTTCTGTACGGCTGATATCGGCTGGATAACCGGGCACTCGTACATTGCTTACGGGCCGCTTTCGCAGGGGGCAACTACGCTGATGTTTGAAGGCGTGCCAACTTATCCGGATGCCGGCCGGCTTTGGGATATTGTTGAAAAGCATAAAGTAAATATTTTATATACGGCGCCAACCGCTATCCGCTCTCTGATGGGTTTCGGGCTTGATTTTGTTAAGGATAAAGACCTGAGCTCGCTTAAAAAGCTTGGCTCAGTAGGCGAACCAATCAACGAGGAAGCCTGGCATTGGCTGGATGATAACATTGGCCACAATAAATGCCCTATTGTTGATACCTGGTGGCAAACGGAAACCGGCGGCATCATGATAACACCTATAGCCGGCGTTACGCCAACAAAACCGGGTTATGCCACTTTGCCTTTACCGGGTATACAGCCTGTATTGGTTAACGAAAACGGACAGGAGATACAAGGCAACGGCGTAAGCGGAAACCTCTGCATTAAATTCCCGTGGCCGGGCATATTACGCACCACCTATGGCGACCACGAGCGTTGCCGCACCACGTACTTTGCAACATACGATAATTTATATTTTACCGGCGATGGCTGCCTGCGCGACGAAGATGGTTACTACCGCATAACTGGTCGCGTAGATGATGTACTTAACGTTTCCGGCCACCGAATAGGTACTGCCGAGGTGGAGAATGCCATCAACATGCACAGCAGCGTGGTGGAATCGGCCGTAGTTGGTTACCCGCATGATATTAAAGGGCAGGGTGTTTATGCCTATGTAGTTTGCCCGGATATGCACGAAGATGCTGACCTTACCCGCAAGGATATCATCATGACTGTATCGCGCATTATAGGCCCTATTGCCAAACCTGATAAAATTCAGTTTGTAAGCGGATTACCTAAAACACGTTCAGGCAAAATCATGCGCCGCATATTGCGCAAAATAGCCGAGGGAGATACCTCAAACCTGGGTGATACATCAACACTGCTCGACCCGGCAGTGGTGGAAGAAATTAAGCAGGGAGCTTTGAAATAG
- the ftsY gene encoding signal recognition particle-docking protein FtsY has product MGLFDFFKKKENTVQEQQALETGLEKTKDNFFSKITKAIAGKSTVDDDVLDDLEEVLVTSDVGVSTTLKIIERIQARVARDKYVNTSELNTLLRDEIQNLLAENNSNDFASFEYGSHKPYVIMVVGVNGVGKTTTIGKLANKLKQAGNQVVLGAADTFRAAAVDQIKLWGERVGVKVVAQAMGSDPASVAYDTLRSAVSNGDDVAIIDTAGRLHNKVGLMNELTKIKNVMQKVVPGAPHEILLILDASTGQNAIEQCKQFTEATAVNALALTKLDGTAKGGVVIGISDQFKIPVKYIGVGEGVDHLQLFDRKSFVDSLFKS; this is encoded by the coding sequence ATGGGTTTATTTGATTTCTTTAAGAAAAAAGAGAATACCGTACAGGAACAGCAAGCGCTTGAAACAGGGCTCGAAAAAACCAAGGACAATTTTTTTTCCAAAATAACCAAAGCCATCGCCGGTAAATCAACCGTTGATGATGATGTGCTGGATGATCTGGAAGAAGTTTTGGTTACTTCGGACGTCGGCGTGAGCACTACCCTTAAAATTATTGAACGTATACAGGCCCGTGTAGCCCGTGATAAGTATGTAAATACATCCGAGCTTAATACCCTGCTGCGCGATGAGATACAAAACCTGCTTGCCGAAAACAACAGTAACGATTTTGCCAGTTTTGAATACGGCAGCCACAAGCCTTATGTAATTATGGTGGTGGGTGTTAATGGAGTAGGCAAAACTACGACCATCGGCAAATTGGCGAACAAATTAAAACAAGCAGGTAACCAGGTAGTGTTAGGCGCAGCCGATACCTTCCGTGCAGCGGCGGTTGACCAGATCAAGCTTTGGGGCGAACGGGTTGGCGTAAAGGTGGTGGCACAAGCCATGGGGTCTGACCCGGCATCTGTCGCTTATGATACCTTGCGCTCGGCAGTATCCAACGGTGATGATGTGGCGATAATTGATACCGCCGGCCGTTTACATAACAAGGTAGGTTTGATGAACGAGCTTACCAAGATCAAAAACGTAATGCAGAAGGTAGTACCCGGTGCTCCGCACGAGATATTGCTGATACTGGATGCCTCAACCGGCCAAAATGCCATTGAACAATGCAAGCAATTTACCGAGGCTACAGCCGTAAACGCGCTTGCCCTTACCAAACTCGACGGCACAGCCAAAGGCGGTGTAGTTATAGGTATATCCGATCAGTTTAAAATACCGGTTAAATACATCGGCGTAGGCGAGGGCGTTGACCACCTGCAATTGTTTGATCGCAAGAGCTTTGTAGACAGTCTATTTAAATCGTAA
- a CDS encoding DUF4295 domain-containing protein produces MAKKVVATLKTGKGKEYSKVITAVKSPKTGAYTFKEIIVHNDHVKDAISEAKA; encoded by the coding sequence ATGGCAAAGAAAGTAGTTGCGACCCTGAAAACAGGTAAAGGCAAAGAATATTCAAAAGTGATCACTGCGGTTAAGTCACCAAAAACAGGTGCTTACACTTTCAAAGAGATCATTGTACATAACGATCACGTTAAGGACGCTATTAGCGAAGCTAAAGCTTAA
- the rpmB gene encoding 50S ribosomal protein L28 — protein MSRICDLTGKGYMNGFNVSNSNVKTKRKFYPNLKLKKFYIPEEDKWITLKVSTSAVKTISKNGITACINKFVKKGYI, from the coding sequence ATGTCAAGAATTTGTGATTTAACAGGTAAAGGATATATGAACGGTTTCAACGTTTCAAACTCGAACGTTAAAACCAAGCGTAAATTTTATCCTAACTTAAAACTTAAAAAGTTTTACATCCCTGAAGAAGATAAATGGATTACTTTAAAAGTATCTACATCTGCTGTTAAAACCATCAGCAAAAATGGTATAACCGCTTGTATAAACAAGTTTGTTAAAAAAGGTTACATTTAA